One window of the Anguilla rostrata isolate EN2019 chromosome 13, ASM1855537v3, whole genome shotgun sequence genome contains the following:
- the si:dkey-150i13.2 gene encoding mitochondrial carnitine/acylcarnitine carrier protein yields MNDPGLQKRISPTKNFVAGGVGGSCLLLAGHPLDTIKVRLQTQPRASQSHASVIYTGTYDCLRKTLSKEGVLGLYRGMGAPLLGVAPMMAISFFGFGLGKQLLQPDPRAPLTSQQVYLSGMLAGVFTTVIVAPGERIKCLLQVQSLSGRLKYAGPLDCAVQLYKEQGIRSVYKGTVLTLIRDVPSSGLYFLTYEYVKNALTPEGQSVTQLSTPRILLAGGLAGILNWVVALPPDVLKSNFQTAAEGRYRGLRDVLANLIREEGACALYKGFTAVMLRAFPANAACFLGFELALKTLDWLAPNW; encoded by the exons AGGGCATCCACTAGATACGATAAAG GTTCGTCTCCAGACTCAACCCAGGGCCTCTCAAAGTCACGCAAGTGTCATCTATACTGGAACATATGACTGTTTACGAAAGACATTATCAAAAGAG GGGGTGCTGGGCCTGTACAGAGGCATGGGGGCTCCACTGCTGGGTGTGGCCCCCATGATGGCGATAAGTTTCTTTGGCTTTGGTTTGGGGAAACAGCTCCTGCAGCCAGACCCCAGAGCTCCACTCAC GTCCCAGCAGGTATACCTGTCTGGAATGCTGGCAGGGGTCTTTACTACAGTCATAGTGGCCCCTGGGGAGAGGATCAAGTGCTTACTTCAG gtgcaGTCTTTGTCAGGACGGCTGAAATATGCAGGACCGCTGGACTGTGCTGTGCAACTATATAAGGAACAGGGGATCCGCAGCGTTTACAAGGGAACGGTCCTCACACTCATTAGAG ATGTGCCTTCTAGTGGTTTGTACTTCCTGACCTATGAATATGTGAAGAACGCTCTGACTCCTGAAGGACAAAG tgTCACCCAGCTTAGCACTCCCAGAATCCTCTTGGCCGGTGGTTTGGCAGGCATTCTGAACTGGGTGGTTGCGCTTCCCCCAGATGTTCTCAAATCAAACTTCCAGACAG CTGCGGAAGGGCGCTACAGGGGTTTGCGGGATGTCCTTGCGAACCTGATCCGGGAGGAAGGGGCTTGTGCTCTCTACAAGGGCTTCACCGCCGTCATGCTCCGAGCATTCCCCGCCAATGCG GCCTGCTTCCTGGGATTTGAGTTAGCTCTGAAGACTCTCGACTGGTTGGCTCCCAACTGGTGA